TGGAAAGTGAAGATCATCAAATCGCCCTGGCAGAGGTGATGCAGGTCGCCGATGATGCCCAGTCTGGAGACACCGTGGTGCTTGATGTCACCCCGGAGAAGGAAGATTTCGGGCGGATGGCAGCTGCCACCACAAAGCAGGTGCTCGCCCAGAAGTTGCGGGACCAGCAGCGTCGGATGATTCAAGAAGAATTCGCCGATCTTGAGGATCCTGTCCTCACAGCCCGCGTGATTCGCTTTGAACGCCAATCCGTGATCATGGCCGTGAGCTCTGGCCTGGGGCGTCCGGAGGTGGAGGCTGAGCTTCCACGACGGGATCAGCTTCCTAATGACAATTACCGTGCCAACGCCACCTTCAAAGTCTTTCTGAAGGAGGTCAGCGAAGTCCCCAGGCGCGGCCCCCAACTGTTCGTAAGCCGAGCCAACGCAGGGCTCGTGGTTTACCTATTCGAGAACGAAGTTCCCGAAATCCAGGAAGGCTCGGTGCGCATCGTTGCCGTCGCCCGAGAAGCCAATCCACCGTCCCGTTCGGTCGGCCCTCGCACCAAGGTTGCCGTTGACAGCATCGAACGGGAAGTGGACCCCGTTGGTGCCTGCATCGGTGCACGCGGCTCGAGGATTCAGCAGGTTGTGAATGAGCTGCGTGGCGAGAAGATCGATGTGATCCGCTGGTCCTCCGATCCTGGTCAGTACATCGCCAATTCCCTCAGCCCTGCCAGGGTGGATGTGGTGCGGCTTGTCGATCCTCTCGGGCAGCATGCCCATGTGCTGGTTCCACCGGATCAATTGAGCCTCGCCATCGGACGCGAGGGGCAGAACGTTCGCCTCGCAGCCCGTTTAACGGGCTGGAAGATCGACATTAAAAATTCCAGCGAATACGACCAAGCCTCAGAGGACGCGGTTGTGTCCGAACTGATTGCCCAACGGGAACAGGAAGAGGCCCTCCAGCGGGAAGCAGAAGAGCGTCTGGCCGCAGAACAGGCCGCCAGAGCCGAGGAAGATGCTCGACTGCGCGAGCTCTATCCCCTC
The sequence above is a segment of the Synechococcus sp. PROS-7-1 genome. Coding sequences within it:
- the nusA gene encoding transcription termination factor NusA, which codes for MALVLLPGLTNLIEDISEEKKLPPQVVEAALREALLKGYERYRRTLYLGVGEDPFDEEYFSNFDVALDLDEEGYRVLASKIIVDEVESEDHQIALAEVMQVADDAQSGDTVVLDVTPEKEDFGRMAAATTKQVLAQKLRDQQRRMIQEEFADLEDPVLTARVIRFERQSVIMAVSSGLGRPEVEAELPRRDQLPNDNYRANATFKVFLKEVSEVPRRGPQLFVSRANAGLVVYLFENEVPEIQEGSVRIVAVAREANPPSRSVGPRTKVAVDSIEREVDPVGACIGARGSRIQQVVNELRGEKIDVIRWSSDPGQYIANSLSPARVDVVRLVDPLGQHAHVLVPPDQLSLAIGREGQNVRLAARLTGWKIDIKNSSEYDQASEDAVVSELIAQREQEEALQREAEERLAAEQAARAEEDARLRELYPLPEDEEEYGDETVDDVAMPDGEAAETGEPTAESSDSTEEGAR